From one Variovorax sp. PBL-H6 genomic stretch:
- a CDS encoding DUF2069 domain-containing protein, with protein MPSGPAPAWRRPPPLPVLPRFLPAVTAPAIPSSVSATRWLAVGSLVGLIVLGLAWELWLAPLRPGGSWLALKVLPLVVPLAGLLKNRMYTYRWVSLLVWLYFTEGVVRAWSDIDGTGRVLAVGEVVLCLALFTACAWHVRLRLRLARARALEGVAS; from the coding sequence ATGCCATCGGGTCCCGCGCCAGCCTGGCGCCGGCCGCCCCCATTGCCTGTGTTGCCCCGTTTCCTGCCCGCCGTGACCGCACCCGCCATACCCTCCTCCGTCTCCGCCACGCGCTGGCTCGCCGTCGGCAGCCTGGTCGGGCTGATCGTGCTCGGGCTGGCCTGGGAACTGTGGCTCGCGCCGCTGCGGCCGGGCGGCTCCTGGCTCGCGCTCAAGGTGCTGCCGCTGGTCGTCCCGCTTGCCGGCCTGCTGAAGAACCGGATGTACACCTACCGCTGGGTCAGCCTGCTGGTGTGGCTCTATTTCACCGAGGGCGTGGTGCGCGCGTGGAGCGACATCGATGGCACCGGCCGCGTGCTTGCGGTGGGCGAGGTCGTGCTCTGCCTTGCACTGTTCACGGCCTGCGCGTGGCACGTGCGCCTTCGCCTGCGTCTTGCGCGGGCTCGCGCGCTGGAAGGAGTTGCGTCGTGA